A DNA window from Setaria viridis chromosome 2, Setaria_viridis_v4.0, whole genome shotgun sequence contains the following coding sequences:
- the LOC117845808 gene encoding glutathione S-transferase 3: protein MPRAACKARSYAAHPYPPHHNSTSTYARHLAPGTTTTAMDDTAGEVTCVDFWANGFGMRTRIALRELGVAFRYVEEDLRVRERSELVRRMNPVHRSVPILVHGGRPVCGSVNILEYIDETWGKDDGGPRLLPHDPLQRAHARFWADFIDQKVFSTQTRFLKSKGKEKEVAKQELLDQLKRLEEVLGDKTFFAGDEFGFLDAVLIPFSSMFHGYEQHGGFSLETECPNLMRWVRRCKERGSVKSVLPDEDEMYELHKKWYGIE from the exons ATGCCACGAGCCGCCTGTAAAGCTCGCTCCTATGCTGCCCACCCTTACCCGCCACACCACAACTCCACGAGCACGTACGCACGGCACCTGGCGccagggacgacgacgaccgccaTGGACGACACCGCCGGCGAGGTGACGTGCGTCGACTTCTGGGCGAACGGCTTCGGGATGCGGACGCGGATCGCGCTGCGGGAGCTCGGCGTCGCCTTCCGCTacgtcgaggaggacctccgcGTCCGGGAGCGGAGCGAGCTGGTGCGCCGGATGAACCCCGTCCACCGCTCCGTCCCCATCCTCGTACACGGCGGCCGCCCGGTCTGCGGCTCCGTCAACATCCTCGAGTACATCGACGAGACCTGGGGCAAGGATGATGGTGGGCCCCGCTTGCTCCCCCATGACCCGCTTCAGAGGGCCCACGCACGCTTCTGGGCTGACTTCATTGACCAAAAG GTGTTCAGCACACAGACAAGGTTTCTAAAGAGCAAGGGTAAGGAGAAGGAGGTGGCGAAGCAGGAGCTCCTTGACCAGCTCAAGCGTCTTGAGGAGGTGCTCGGGGATAAGACcttcttcgccggcgacgagttCGGCTTCCTGGACGCCGTCCTCATCCCGTTCTCGAGCATGTTCCATGGGTACGAGCAGCACGGAGGTTTCAGCCTCGAGACGGAGTGCCCGAACCTGATGCGGTGGGTGAGAAGGTGCAAGGAGAGGGGGAGCGTGAAGAGCGTCCTCCCCGACGAAGATGAGATGTACGAGCTGCACAAGAAGTGGTATGGTATAGAATGA